One segment of Massilia sp. Se16.2.3 DNA contains the following:
- a CDS encoding FmdB family zinc ribbon protein: MPIYAYRCDECGFSKDVLQKISDPVLTTCLSCGKPAFKKQVTAAGFQLKGTGWYVTDFRGGSAPATGTAPAATAGTVAAPAADAAAAPAPAPAAKSEPSAS, encoded by the coding sequence ATGCCGATTTACGCTTACCGCTGCGACGAATGCGGTTTTTCCAAAGATGTACTGCAAAAAATTTCTGATCCTGTGCTGACGACCTGCCTGTCCTGCGGCAAGCCTGCGTTCAAGAAGCAGGTGACCGCGGCTGGCTTCCAGCTCAAGGGTACTGGCTGGTATGTGACCGACTTCCGTGGCGGCAGCGCCCCGGCCACCGGCACGGCGCCTGCGGCGACGGCGGGTACGGTCGCCGCACCCGCTGCTGATGCCGCCGCTGCGCCGGCGCCGGCGCCAGCCGCGAAAAGCGAGCCGAGCGCTTCCTGA
- a CDS encoding DUF502 domain-containing protein produces the protein MRKYFLTGLLILVPLAITAWVLNLVIGTLDQSLLLVPVRWRPATLVGFNIPGIGAILTIAIVFLTGLLTNNLVGGYVVRLGERLLKRIPVVSSLYGSVKQVSDTLFSSSGNAFRQAVLIPYPHADSYTIAFVTGAPGGDVKNHLVGDYLSVYVPTTPNPTSGFFLMMERSKVVELDMTVDAALKYIVSMGVVAPE, from the coding sequence ATGCGCAAATATTTCCTTACCGGCTTGCTGATCCTGGTCCCGCTGGCCATCACGGCCTGGGTGCTGAACCTCGTCATCGGCACGCTCGACCAGTCGCTGCTGCTGGTGCCGGTGCGCTGGCGCCCCGCCACCCTGGTCGGCTTCAACATCCCGGGTATTGGCGCCATCCTGACGATCGCCATCGTCTTCCTGACCGGCCTGCTGACAAATAACCTGGTCGGCGGCTATGTCGTGCGCCTGGGCGAACGCCTGCTCAAGCGTATTCCCGTGGTCAGCTCCCTCTATGGCAGCGTCAAGCAGGTGTCCGATACGCTGTTCTCGTCGTCCGGCAATGCCTTTCGCCAGGCCGTGCTCATTCCCTATCCGCACGCCGATTCCTACACCATCGCCTTCGTCACCGGCGCGCCCGGCGGCGACGTGAAGAACCACCTGGTCGGCGACTACCTGAGCGTGTATGTGCCGACGACCCCGAACCCGACTTCCGGCTTCTTCCTGATGATGGAACGCAGCAAGGTCGTCGAGCTGGACATGACCGTCGACGCGGCGTTGAAATACATCGTTTCCATGGGCGTCGTCGCTCCCGAATAA
- the aspS gene encoding aspartate--tRNA ligase, with translation MSSMRTNYCGLVTEELLGQTVSLCGWVHRRRDHGGVIFIDLRDREGLVQVVCHPDNADVFKAAEHVRNEYCLRITGTVVNRLEGTANANLKSGKIEINTTQLEVLNASVPVPFQLDDDNLSETTRLTHRVLDLRRGQMQHNLRLRYKVSMEVRKYLDNLGFIDIETPMLTKSTPEGARDYLVPSRVNPGNFFALPQSPQLFKQLLMVANFDRYYQITKCFRDEDLRADRQPEFTQIDCETSFLTEQEIRDLFEDMMRVVFKNAAGIDLPNPFPVMDFATAMGKYGSDKPDMRVKLEFTELTELMKSVEFKVFNSAANMSGGRVVGMRVPQGGSMPRSEIDAYTQFVGIYGAKGLAYIKVNEKAKGRDGLQSPIVKNIADEVLTQILEMTGAQDGDLIFFGADKAKVVNDAMGALRVKIGHSEFAKKAGLFDDVWAPLWVIDFPMFEHDEENNRWTATHHPFTAPKDGHEDMLETNPGACIAKAYDMVLNGWELGGGSIRIHREDVQSKVFRALKIDAEEAQLKFGFLLDALQYGAPPHGGLAFGLDRLVTLMTGSESIRDVIAFPKTQRAQDLLTNAPSEVDEKQLKELHIRLRNEPKVG, from the coding sequence ATGTCCTCCATGCGTACCAACTACTGCGGCCTCGTCACCGAAGAACTGCTGGGCCAAACCGTCAGCCTGTGCGGCTGGGTGCATCGCCGCCGCGACCACGGTGGCGTCATCTTCATCGACCTGCGCGACCGCGAAGGCCTGGTGCAGGTGGTCTGCCATCCCGACAATGCGGATGTCTTCAAGGCCGCGGAGCACGTGCGCAACGAGTACTGCCTGCGCATCACCGGTACCGTCGTCAACCGCCTGGAAGGCACGGCCAACGCCAACCTGAAGTCGGGCAAGATCGAGATCAACACCACCCAGCTGGAAGTGCTGAACGCATCGGTGCCGGTGCCTTTCCAGCTGGACGACGACAACCTGTCGGAAACCACCCGCCTGACCCACCGCGTGCTCGACCTGCGCCGCGGCCAGATGCAGCACAACCTGCGCCTGCGCTATAAAGTGTCGATGGAAGTGCGCAAGTACCTCGACAACCTGGGCTTCATCGACATCGAAACCCCGATGCTGACCAAGTCGACCCCGGAAGGCGCCCGCGATTACCTGGTGCCCTCGCGCGTCAACCCGGGCAACTTCTTCGCGCTGCCGCAGTCGCCGCAGCTGTTCAAGCAGCTCTTGATGGTGGCGAACTTCGACCGTTATTACCAGATCACCAAGTGCTTCCGCGACGAAGACCTGCGCGCCGACCGCCAGCCGGAATTCACCCAGATCGACTGCGAAACCTCCTTCCTGACCGAACAGGAAATCCGCGACCTGTTCGAAGACATGATGCGCGTGGTGTTCAAGAACGCCGCCGGCATCGACCTGCCGAACCCGTTCCCGGTGATGGATTTTGCCACCGCCATGGGCAAGTACGGTTCGGACAAGCCGGACATGCGCGTGAAACTCGAATTCACCGAGCTGACCGAGCTGATGAAGTCGGTCGAGTTCAAGGTCTTCAACAGCGCCGCGAACATGAGCGGTGGCCGCGTGGTCGGCATGCGCGTGCCGCAGGGCGGTTCGATGCCGCGCTCGGAAATCGATGCCTACACCCAGTTCGTCGGCATCTACGGCGCCAAGGGCCTGGCCTACATCAAGGTCAACGAGAAAGCCAAAGGCCGTGACGGCCTGCAGTCGCCAATCGTCAAGAACATCGCCGACGAGGTGCTGACCCAGATCCTGGAAATGACCGGTGCGCAAGATGGCGACCTGATCTTCTTCGGCGCCGACAAGGCGAAGGTCGTCAACGATGCCATGGGCGCGCTGCGCGTGAAGATCGGCCACTCGGAATTCGCCAAGAAGGCCGGCCTGTTCGACGACGTCTGGGCACCGCTGTGGGTGATCGACTTCCCGATGTTCGAGCACGACGAAGAAAACAACCGCTGGACCGCGACCCACCATCCGTTCACCGCGCCAAAGGACGGCCACGAAGACATGCTGGAAACCAATCCGGGTGCCTGCATCGCCAAAGCCTACGACATGGTCCTGAACGGCTGGGAACTGGGTGGCGGCTCGATCCGTATCCACCGCGAAGACGTGCAGAGTAAAGTGTTCCGCGCGCTGAAGATCGACGCCGAAGAAGCGCAGCTGAAATTCGGCTTCCTGCTCGACGCCCTGCAATACGGCGCGCCGCCGCACGGTGGCCTGGCTTTCGGCCTGGACCGTCTGGTCACCCTGATGACCGGTTCGGAATCGATCCGCGACGTGATCGCCTTCCCGAAAACCCAGCGCGCACAGGATCTGCTGACCAATGCGCCGTCGGAAGTGGACGAGAAGCAGTTGAAGGAACTGCATATCCGCCTGCGCAACGAGCCGAAAGTGGGCTAA
- the nudB gene encoding dihydroneopterin triphosphate diphosphatase has protein sequence MHKIPESVLVVIHTADLQVLLIERADRPGFWQSVTGSLDAPDEPLLATATRELFEETGIVADGERIRLHDWKLSNVYEIYPTWRHRYAPGVTHNTEHVFSVCVPRDIPITLSPREHLQYAWLPLLEAADRCFSSSNAEAVLQLPRHLHGAS, from the coding sequence GTGCACAAGATTCCCGAATCGGTCCTGGTCGTCATCCACACCGCGGATTTGCAGGTGCTGCTGATCGAGCGGGCCGACCGTCCGGGTTTCTGGCAGTCGGTCACCGGTTCGCTCGATGCGCCTGACGAGCCGCTGCTGGCGACGGCCACGCGCGAACTGTTCGAGGAGACCGGCATCGTTGCCGACGGCGAGCGTATCCGCCTGCACGACTGGAAGCTGTCGAACGTCTACGAGATCTATCCGACCTGGCGCCACCGCTACGCGCCGGGCGTCACCCATAACACCGAGCACGTGTTTTCGGTCTGCGTGCCGCGCGATATTCCCATCACGCTCAGCCCGCGCGAGCACCTGCAGTACGCCTGGCTGCCGCTGCTGGAAGCGGCCGACCGCTGCTTTTCCTCGTCGAATGCGGAAGCGGTGCTGCAGTTGCCGCGGCACCTGCACGGCGCCTCCTGA
- a CDS encoding DUF3147 family protein, which yields MKWIITKYLITAAVVVLVSEAAKRSDRIGGFIAALPMVTLLTLVWLYLEHQPQAKLANHAWYTFWYVVPTLPMFLAFPWLLQRLGFWWTLGACTALTVACFAAFAMVVKRFGIVLL from the coding sequence ATGAAGTGGATTATCACGAAATACCTGATCACGGCGGCCGTCGTCGTGCTCGTGTCCGAAGCGGCCAAGCGCAGCGATCGCATTGGCGGGTTTATTGCCGCCTTGCCGATGGTGACCTTGTTGACGCTGGTATGGCTGTACCTGGAACACCAGCCGCAGGCCAAGCTGGCGAACCACGCCTGGTACACCTTCTGGTATGTGGTACCCACCCTGCCGATGTTCCTGGCCTTTCCCTGGCTGCTGCAGCGGCTCGGGTTCTGGTGGACGCTGGGCGCCTGCACGGCGCTGACGGTGGCCTGCTTTGCGGCGTTTGCGATGGTGGTGAAGCGTTTCGGGATTGTTTTGCTGTAG
- a CDS encoding ABC transporter ATP-binding protein codes for MSALLDVAIDEKRHGERTILRGLRLFLEAGEIVSLVGPSGCGKSTLLSIAAGLDPHYRGGVRLRGGQVSGPQREIGLIFREPRLFPRLTVEENIVFGAAPGAFDAARVAALLDEVGLAGYAQALPKQLSGGQAQRVALARGLYPEPRVLLLDEPFSAVDAFTRMRLQDLLARVAEQRRLTVLLVTHDIDEALQLSDRVVLLDKLPGPPREEFEVGLARPRARAALAASSVKADILASLHAMHAV; via the coding sequence ATGAGCGCCCTGCTGGATGTGGCCATCGACGAAAAGCGCCATGGCGAGCGCACCATCCTGCGCGGACTGCGCCTCTTCCTCGAGGCTGGCGAGATCGTCAGCCTGGTTGGGCCCAGCGGCTGCGGCAAGAGCACGCTGCTGTCGATCGCCGCCGGTCTCGATCCCCATTACCGCGGCGGCGTGCGCCTGCGCGGCGGACAGGTCAGCGGGCCGCAGCGCGAGATCGGCCTGATCTTCCGGGAGCCGCGCCTGTTTCCCCGGCTGACGGTGGAAGAGAACATCGTCTTCGGTGCGGCACCGGGGGCGTTTGACGCGGCACGCGTGGCGGCGCTGCTCGACGAAGTGGGCCTGGCCGGCTATGCGCAAGCGCTGCCGAAGCAGCTGTCGGGCGGCCAGGCACAGCGGGTGGCGCTGGCGCGCGGGCTCTACCCGGAGCCGCGTGTGCTGCTGCTGGACGAACCGTTTTCGGCGGTGGACGCGTTCACGCGCATGCGCCTGCAGGACTTGCTGGCGCGCGTGGCCGAACAGCGCCGCTTGACGGTGCTGCTGGTGACCCATGACATCGACGAAGCCTTGCAACTGAGCGACCGCGTCGTCCTGCTCGATAAGCTACCGGGCCCGCCGCGCGAGGAGTTCGAGGTGGGCCTGGCGCGGCCGCGTGCGCGCGCGGCGCTGGCGGCCTCCTCCGTAAAAGCGGACATCCTGGCCAGCCTGCATGCGATGCACGCCGTGTAG
- a CDS encoding ABC transporter permease encodes MKRDAPQSIELAPPSARPRPRLRLPLGLILPALALAGAEAGVRSGLVPANLMPAPSEIAGTLAWLAHNGLGGHLASSCLRVAAGFAAGSTLALLLGAPVALSSHGARLLDPSFQALRAIPSLAWVPLLLLWFGIDETPKLLLIAIGAFFPVYMGVVAGMRGVDRKLVEVGQLYGLRPAALARRVLLPSALPSILTGLRNGLSLAWMFMVAAELIAASQGLGYLLSDGRESSRADIMLAAIFLLALLGKASDTAMGALETRLLSWRDSLGNRVGYRTGYRAGYRTGYREAR; translated from the coding sequence ATGAAACGCGACGCGCCCCAGTCGATCGAACTGGCGCCGCCCTCGGCCCGGCCGCGGCCGCGCCTGCGCCTGCCGCTAGGACTGATCCTGCCTGCGCTGGCGCTGGCCGGCGCCGAGGCAGGCGTACGCAGCGGGCTGGTGCCGGCCAACCTGATGCCGGCGCCCAGCGAGATCGCCGGCACCCTGGCCTGGCTTGCGCACAATGGCCTGGGCGGGCACCTGGCCAGCAGCTGCCTGCGCGTGGCGGCAGGCTTTGCGGCGGGGTCCACGCTGGCGCTGCTGCTGGGCGCCCCGGTGGCGCTGAGCAGCCATGGCGCGCGCCTGCTCGACCCCAGCTTCCAGGCCCTGCGTGCGATTCCCTCGCTGGCCTGGGTGCCGCTGCTGCTGCTCTGGTTCGGCATCGACGAGACGCCCAAGCTGCTCCTGATCGCCATCGGCGCCTTTTTCCCCGTCTACATGGGCGTGGTGGCGGGCATGCGCGGCGTCGACCGCAAGCTGGTCGAGGTCGGCCAGCTCTACGGACTGCGGCCGGCGGCGCTGGCAAGGCGGGTGCTGCTGCCCTCGGCGCTGCCGTCGATCCTGACCGGACTGCGCAACGGCCTGAGCCTGGCGTGGATGTTCATGGTCGCCGCCGAACTGATCGCGGCCAGCCAGGGCCTGGGCTACCTGCTGTCTGACGGGCGCGAATCGAGCCGCGCCGACATCATGCTCGCCGCGATCTTCCTGCTTGCCCTGCTGGGCAAGGCCAGCGATACCGCGATGGGGGCGCTGGAGACACGCCTGCTGTCCTGGCGCGACAGCCTTGGCAACCGCGTCGGCTACCGCACCGGCTACCGCGCCGGCTACCGCACCGGCTACCGGGAGGCCCGATGA
- a CDS encoding aliphatic sulfonate ABC transporter substrate-binding protein yields MKRRSLLQLAASGAALSILPLSARSASARLEELRLDYAYYSPTSLVLRHFGWLEEAFKADGTRIKWVLSAGSNRALEYLNANSIDFGSSAGLAALLARANGNPIRTPYIYSRPEWTALVVPKHSPIRTLADLKGKKIAATKGTDPYLFLLRALHSVGLGRKDIEHVSLQHADGRTALEQGRVDAWAGLDPHMAASELEGGARLLYRNVAFNTYGFLNVREEFLANYPQETARVIGAYERARAWTRANPVEAAKILSNEAKVSLPVALLQVKLRSDFSNPQPSNEHIKALQLAAPILRDEALVKPGTDLDAAISSLIDTRFARSLIARA; encoded by the coding sequence ATGAAAAGAAGAAGCCTGCTCCAGCTAGCCGCCAGCGGCGCCGCCCTGTCCATCCTGCCGCTGTCGGCCCGTTCGGCATCGGCCCGGCTGGAAGAACTGCGCCTCGATTACGCCTATTATTCGCCCACCAGCCTGGTGCTGCGCCATTTCGGCTGGCTGGAAGAAGCCTTCAAGGCCGACGGCACCCGCATCAAATGGGTGCTCAGCGCCGGCAGCAACCGCGCGCTCGAATACCTGAATGCGAACAGCATCGACTTCGGCTCGAGCGCCGGCCTCGCCGCCCTCCTGGCCCGCGCCAACGGCAACCCGATCCGCACGCCCTATATCTATTCGCGCCCGGAGTGGACCGCGCTGGTGGTGCCGAAGCATTCGCCGATCCGCACGCTCGCCGACCTGAAAGGCAAAAAGATCGCGGCCACCAAGGGTACCGATCCGTATCTCTTCCTGCTGCGCGCACTGCACAGCGTGGGACTCGGGCGCAAGGACATCGAGCACGTCAGCCTGCAGCACGCGGACGGGCGCACGGCGCTGGAGCAGGGCCGCGTCGACGCCTGGGCCGGGCTCGATCCGCACATGGCGGCCAGCGAGCTCGAAGGCGGCGCGCGCCTGCTGTACCGGAACGTGGCCTTCAATACCTATGGCTTCCTGAACGTGCGCGAGGAATTCCTGGCCAACTATCCGCAGGAGACGGCGCGCGTGATCGGGGCCTACGAGCGCGCCCGCGCCTGGACCCGCGCCAATCCGGTCGAGGCGGCCAAGATCCTGTCGAACGAAGCGAAGGTGTCGCTGCCGGTCGCCCTGCTGCAGGTGAAGCTGCGCAGCGACTTCAGCAACCCGCAGCCGTCCAACGAACACATCAAGGCCTTGCAGCTGGCCGCGCCCATCCTGCGCGACGAGGCATTGGTCAAGCCGGGTACCGACCTGGACGCCGCGATCTCCAGCCTGATCGACACCCGTTTCGCTCGATCGCTGATCGCGCGCGCCTGA
- a CDS encoding MetQ/NlpA family ABC transporter substrate-binding protein, whose amino-acid sequence MFSARRSLLATMLGLSLLAGAQARDPKELVIGTSAGPYADQVRLGIKPILEKQGYKVKLVEFNDYIQPNFALAEGSLDANVFQHIVYLTRFAEQHKLALSELVKIPTAPIAIYSRKHRSLDEARAGSTVALPNDPTNQARALVMLDQLGWIRLRPGIDPIRASEKDIAANLRGVKLLPLEAAQLPRSLQDADYAFVNGNFALASGLKLRDALRTEKISPSYANLVAVRTADKDKPFARDIAAAYRSREFLEVTNRLFADYAKTDYQLAMEKNAK is encoded by the coding sequence ATGTTTTCTGCCCGCCGTTCCCTGCTCGCTACCATGCTCGGCCTGTCGCTGCTCGCCGGCGCCCAGGCCAGGGACCCGAAGGAACTCGTCATCGGCACCAGTGCCGGGCCGTACGCCGACCAGGTCCGCCTCGGCATCAAGCCGATCCTGGAAAAACAGGGCTACAAGGTCAAGCTGGTGGAATTCAACGACTACATCCAGCCGAACTTCGCGCTGGCCGAAGGCTCGCTCGATGCCAACGTGTTCCAGCACATCGTCTACCTGACCCGCTTCGCCGAGCAGCACAAGCTGGCGCTGTCGGAACTGGTCAAGATCCCGACCGCGCCGATCGCCATCTACAGCCGCAAGCACCGCTCGCTCGACGAGGCCAGGGCGGGCAGCACGGTCGCGCTGCCGAACGACCCGACCAACCAGGCGCGCGCACTGGTGATGCTGGACCAACTCGGCTGGATCCGCCTGCGTCCCGGCATCGACCCGATCCGGGCGTCCGAGAAGGACATCGCCGCCAACCTGCGCGGCGTGAAACTGCTGCCGCTGGAAGCGGCGCAGCTGCCGCGCTCCCTGCAGGACGCAGACTACGCTTTCGTGAACGGCAACTTCGCCCTGGCCTCGGGCCTGAAACTGCGCGACGCGCTGCGCACCGAGAAGATTTCGCCCAGCTATGCCAACCTGGTGGCGGTGCGCACCGCCGACAAGGACAAGCCCTTCGCGCGCGACATCGCCGCGGCCTACCGCTCGCGTGAGTTCCTGGAGGTGACGAACCGCCTGTTCGCGGACTACGCCAAGACCGACTACCAGCTGGCGATGGAGAAAAACGCAAAATGA
- a CDS encoding acyl-CoA dehydrogenase family protein encodes MPSLSSAVQATADATPAATAPQDPLALAAELAAQFALTAAERDRAGGHAAHERDLIRASGLLTLSIPSAFGGQGASWQTVLAAVRTLAASDSALAHVFGFHHLQLAGILLYGTAVQQRNLLGATVQQGLFWGNALNPLDKRTAARAIPGGFVLDGVKSFSSGSVGSDWLTVSAWVEEAGAALIGVLPTDQVGVRVEADWDAFGQRQTDSGNVHFDGVYLPSALVLQAPGQTPTPQSTLRSQVAQLIMTNLYLGIAEGAFGAARTWTLDHARPWFASSVGQSSDDPFVQHRYGEFWLKLRPALLLADEAARLLDAAFDQGAALSAQERGEVAVSVAAAKVLAHRAALDIGSEMFELTGARSTSNRFGFDRYWRNARVHTLHDPVDYKLRDLGRYALEGRLPEPTPYS; translated from the coding sequence ATGCCTTCTCTTTCCTCGGCCGTGCAGGCCACCGCGGACGCTACGCCGGCCGCCACCGCCCCGCAAGACCCGTTGGCGCTGGCGGCCGAACTGGCGGCGCAGTTCGCCCTCACCGCCGCCGAGCGCGACCGCGCCGGCGGCCATGCCGCGCACGAACGCGACCTGATCCGCGCCAGCGGCCTGCTGACCTTGTCGATCCCGAGCGCCTTCGGCGGCCAGGGCGCGTCCTGGCAGACCGTGCTGGCCGCCGTGCGCACGCTGGCGGCCAGCGACAGCGCCCTGGCCCACGTGTTCGGCTTTCACCACCTGCAGCTGGCGGGCATCCTCTTGTACGGCACCGCGGTCCAGCAGCGCAACCTGCTGGGCGCGACCGTGCAGCAGGGCCTGTTCTGGGGTAATGCCTTGAACCCGCTCGACAAGCGCACCGCGGCCCGTGCCATCCCCGGCGGCTTCGTGCTCGACGGCGTCAAGAGCTTTTCGTCCGGCTCGGTGGGTTCCGACTGGCTGACGGTGTCGGCCTGGGTCGAGGAGGCAGGCGCCGCCCTGATCGGGGTGCTGCCGACCGACCAGGTGGGCGTGCGCGTCGAGGCGGATTGGGATGCCTTCGGCCAGCGCCAGACCGACAGCGGCAACGTCCACTTCGACGGCGTCTACCTGCCGTCGGCGCTGGTCCTGCAGGCGCCCGGGCAGACACCAACACCCCAGTCGACACTGCGCTCGCAGGTGGCCCAGCTGATCATGACCAACCTGTATCTCGGCATCGCCGAAGGGGCGTTCGGCGCCGCGCGCACCTGGACTTTGGACCACGCGCGGCCCTGGTTTGCATCAAGCGTCGGCCAGTCCAGCGACGACCCGTTCGTGCAGCACCGCTATGGCGAGTTCTGGCTCAAGCTGCGCCCGGCGCTCCTGCTGGCCGACGAGGCCGCGCGCCTGCTCGACGCGGCCTTCGACCAGGGTGCCGCCCTGAGCGCGCAGGAACGGGGCGAGGTGGCAGTTTCCGTCGCCGCAGCCAAGGTGCTGGCGCACCGCGCCGCGCTCGACATCGGCAGCGAGATGTTCGAGCTGACCGGTGCGCGCTCGACCTCGAACCGCTTCGGCTTCGACCGCTACTGGCGCAACGCCCGCGTGCACACGCTGCACGACCCGGTCGACTACAAATTGCGCGACCTCGGACGCTATGCGCTCGAGGGCCGCCTGCCCGAACCCACGCCCTACTCCTGA
- a CDS encoding sulfonate ABC transporter substrate-binding protein — MDLLAAGIAAGLHGHVLAQSAPLSEVRIGYQKYGTLTLLKGRGTLEKRLAARKIAVKWTEFPAGPVLLEGLNVGSIDFGTVGEAPPIFAQAAGARLVYVGHEPASPGSEAIVVPKGSTLRTLADLRGKKIVLNKGSNVHFLLVRAPEKAGIAYNEIQPIYLPPADARAAFERGSVDAWVIWDPFLAAAEQQLGARVLADGRGLVSNHQFYLASRSFAEAHPDVNRILLEEIAKVDEWGRANPAEVSAILTAQTGLAPNVVELAAKRYAYGVKPMSPEVIREQQRIADAFHGLKLIPKPIAVKDAQLATPL; from the coding sequence TTGGACCTGCTTGCCGCGGGCATCGCCGCCGGCCTGCACGGCCATGTCCTTGCCCAGTCCGCCCCGCTGTCGGAAGTCCGCATCGGCTACCAGAAATACGGCACCCTGACCCTGCTCAAGGGCCGCGGTACGCTGGAAAAGCGCCTGGCGGCGCGCAAGATCGCCGTCAAGTGGACTGAATTCCCGGCCGGCCCGGTCCTGCTCGAAGGGCTCAACGTCGGCAGCATCGACTTCGGCACGGTAGGGGAGGCGCCGCCGATCTTCGCCCAGGCTGCCGGCGCGCGCCTGGTCTATGTCGGTCACGAACCGGCCTCCCCGGGCAGCGAGGCGATCGTCGTGCCGAAGGGTTCCACACTGCGCACGCTGGCCGACCTGCGCGGCAAGAAAATCGTCCTGAACAAGGGCTCGAACGTGCACTTCCTGCTGGTGCGCGCCCCGGAAAAAGCCGGCATCGCCTACAACGAGATCCAGCCGATCTACCTGCCGCCCGCCGACGCGCGCGCCGCTTTCGAGCGCGGCAGCGTCGATGCGTGGGTGATCTGGGATCCGTTCCTGGCCGCCGCCGAGCAGCAGCTGGGCGCACGCGTACTGGCTGACGGCCGCGGGCTGGTGTCGAACCACCAGTTCTACCTGGCCTCGCGCAGCTTCGCCGAGGCGCACCCGGACGTGAACCGCATCCTGCTCGAGGAAATCGCCAAGGTCGACGAGTGGGGCCGCGCCAATCCGGCCGAGGTGAGCGCAATCCTGACGGCCCAGACGGGCCTCGCGCCGAATGTCGTCGAACTTGCCGCGAAGCGCTATGCCTATGGCGTCAAGCCGATGTCGCCTGAAGTGATCCGCGAGCAGCAACGCATCGCCGACGCCTTCCACGGCCTGAAACTGATTCCGAAACCCATCGCGGTAAAAGACGCCCAGCTGGCGACCCCGCTCTGA
- the ssuC gene encoding aliphatic sulfonate ABC transporter permease SsuC, whose translation MAAALAGWALPVALVLGWQLAAQLGWLSSRILPAPWQVLTAFWSLAESGELWTHLRTSLWRATVGFGLGGGLGLLLGLLTGSSRRAETLLDTTLQMIRNIPALALIPLVILWFGIDETAKLFLLAVGVFFPVYLNTFHGIRSADQGLIEMARSYGLSGWALHRDVILPAALPSILVGMRFSLGLVWVLLIVAETISAQSGIGYMTMNAREFLQTDVVLVGILLYALLGKLADLAARLLERHFLRWNPAYL comes from the coding sequence CTGGCCGCGGCGCTGGCCGGCTGGGCATTGCCGGTCGCGCTCGTGCTGGGCTGGCAGCTGGCAGCCCAGCTCGGCTGGCTGTCGAGCCGCATCCTGCCCGCGCCCTGGCAGGTGCTGACGGCCTTCTGGTCGCTGGCCGAGTCGGGAGAATTGTGGACCCACCTGCGCACCAGCCTGTGGCGCGCCACCGTCGGCTTTGGCCTGGGCGGCGGACTGGGGCTGCTGCTGGGCTTGCTCACCGGCAGTTCGCGGCGGGCGGAAACGCTGCTCGACACCACCCTGCAAATGATCCGCAACATCCCGGCGCTGGCGCTGATCCCGCTGGTCATCCTCTGGTTTGGCATCGACGAGACGGCCAAGCTGTTCCTGCTCGCCGTCGGCGTCTTCTTCCCGGTCTACCTGAACACCTTCCACGGCATCCGCTCGGCGGACCAGGGCCTGATCGAGATGGCGCGCAGCTACGGGCTATCCGGCTGGGCGCTGCACCGCGACGTAATCCTGCCGGCGGCGCTGCCTTCGATCCTGGTCGGGATGCGCTTTTCGCTGGGCCTCGTCTGGGTACTGCTGATTGTGGCGGAAACGATTTCGGCGCAATCGGGGATCGGCTACATGACCATGAACGCGCGCGAATTCCTGCAAACCGACGTGGTGCTGGTCGGCATCCTGCTGTACGCCCTGCTGGGCAAGCTGGCCGACCTGGCGGCACGTCTCCTCGAGCGGCACTTTCTGCGCTGGAATCCCGCTTACCTTTGA